A part of Augochlora pura isolate Apur16 chromosome 1, APUR_v2.2.1, whole genome shotgun sequence genomic DNA contains:
- the Rsph4a gene encoding radial spoke head protein 4a: protein MAYSYNIEEVPPDDVPCVEHDVRRAKMFLQKHSPESGDSLYDHLSEVLAKILAERPKNAVDVFEEYSRKVKDERFKTETNHLRDLYVPPARYENAKTLVQLFKNVQQIDEQSSEGLEEAEEDEADGSKQKKPNMMDLLFYFEQTGVGLPRSEMVLLNLSLRKFMTEAPVQNIRFWGKILGNPKNYYVAEADLQAEELNKRLEKLAEERERQRLENEAKAEEAARAAEEAAARAERDEDAEADEEEAPEKEKDEEEGLKLVFPPLPTSTWKPPPEVPSETVGTGVNSKVYFVCNELGSSKWIELPPVTPQQILIARQIVRRCTGNLDTPFYTFPPFPGTERNYLRAQIARISAATSVSPIGFFTFGGEDEEEELAEEPEEGETLSENPHYDPLPVKELVESSMANWCHHAPFILKQGRITWWNPTKEDENVKEELEEEEEDQEAKTQKEVGPPLLTPLSEDAIDDSIIPWTARQSSRVMTDLSVALIRSNIWPGAFAFACGRRFANMYVGWGHKYNAYNYSPPSMPPVQDQYKIGPEIMEIQDPTFDQEEAYRIAHLPPPPPIDIGEEEEEAVEEEEEEEDED from the exons ATGGCGTACAGCTACAATATCGAGGAGGTGCCGCCGGACGATGTCCCGTGCGTCGAGCACGATGTCCGACGTGCCAAAATGTTCCTACAGAAACACAGCCCAGAATCCGGCGATAGCCT ATACGATCACTTGTCCGAGGTGCTGGCCAAGATTTTAGCCGAGAGACCGAAAAATGCAGTCGACGTTTTCGAGGAGTACAGCAGAAAAGTGAAGGACGAGCGATTCAAGACCGAGACGAATCATCTGCGAGATTTGTACGTTCCGCCCGCTCGTTACGAGAACGCGAAGACACTCGTGCAGCTGTTCAAG AACGTTCAACAGATCGATGAGCAGAGTTCGGAAGGGttggaggaggcggaggaagACGAAGCGGATGGGAGCAAGCAGAAGAAGCCGAACATGATGGaccttttgttttatttcgagcAGACCGGCGTGGGCCTGCCACGCAGCGAAATGGTGCTGCTTAATTTGTCCTTGCGGAAGTTCATGACCGAGGCGCCCGTCCAGAACATCAG ATTCTGGGGGAAGATCCTCGGTAACCCGAAGAACTACTACGTGGCGGAGGCTGATCTCCAAGCGGAGGAGCTGAACAAGAGATTGGAG aaattggcGGAGGAGAGGGAACGGCAGAGGCTGGAGAACGAAGCGAAAGCCGAGGAAGCTGCGAGAGCTGCGGAAGAAGCAGCTGCGCGAGCAGAACGGGATGAGGACGCGGAGGCCGACGAAGAGGAAGCGccggaaaaggaaaaagacgAGGAGGAGGGCTTGAAGCTCGTGTTTCCACCCCTGCCGACATCTACGTGGAAGCCGCCGCCGGAAGTGCCTTCCGAGACCGTTGGAACCGGGGTGAATTCCAAA GTGTATTTTGTATGCAACGAGCTCGGGTCGAGCAAGTGGATCGAACTTCCACCGGTGACGCCGCAGCAGATACTAATCGCGCGACAGATTGTCCGACGCTGCACGGGAAATTTGGACACGCCG TTCTACACGTTCCCGCCGTTCCCCGGGACGGAGAGGAATTATCTGCGGGCGCAAATAGCCAGGATTAGCGCGGCCACCTCGGTCTCGCCGATCGGCTTTTTCACTTTCGGCGGCGAGGACGAAGAGGAGGAGCTGGCCGAGGAGCCGGAAGAGG GTGAAACACTGTCGGAGAATCCGCATTACGATCCTCTGCCGGTCAAGGAGCTGGTGGAATCTTCTATGGCGAACTGGTGCCACCATGCACCGTTCATCTTGAAACAAGGCCGCATTACTTGGTGGAATCCTACGAAAGAGGACGAAAATGTTA AGGAAGAAttggaagaggaggaggaggaccaAGAAGCGAAGACTCAGAAAGAAGTCGGTCCACCGCTCCTGACGCCATTGTCGGAAGACGCGATCGACGATTCGATAATTCCCTGGACAGCTAGGCAATCGTCGCGCGTGATGACAGATTTGTCGGTGGCATTGATCAGATCGAACATTTGGCCCGGTGCATTCGCGTTCGCCTGCGGAAG ACGCTTTGCCAACATGTACGTCGGCTGGGGTCACAAATACAACGCGTACAACTATAGTCCGCCTTCGATGCCACCGGTGCAGGATCAGTATAAAATCGGTCCGGAGATCATGGAGATCCAGGATCCTACCTTCGACCAGGAGGAGGCTTATCGCATTGCGCATTTGCCACCCCCGCCACCCATAGACATag gagaagaagaagaggaagctgtggaggaagaagaggaagaagaagacgaagattGA